The Salvia miltiorrhiza cultivar Shanhuang (shh) chromosome 2, IMPLAD_Smil_shh, whole genome shotgun sequence DNA window TTAAGCAACTGCAACCAGGAAAAAATAACTTCTATTCAAATAGGGCATCGTTCCAATTATAGTAGAAGTAGAGACAATAATTTACAGCAAGAGAATCTAGACTTGGACCTAACTCAACAAATCAAACATAAAAGGAAACAAATATGCTGTAGAATATATTCGTATCCAGGTTTCCTTCTATACCTATTGTTATTTTAGGCTAAGATTTAACCTAGTTGTAACCCTAGCTTTCTACTCCCTTTATATATGGGAAATTCTCTTCCTGTGAAATCTACTCCATTCTTTTCCGGTTTTCCCATGTATGTTTCTATATTTTTCAGCTCtacaaaataaacaaatatataaaaatcacATTATACTTCATACATTTGCTTTAGATGACGTTCTTTCCTTTTGAAAAATCTTCGCCAAATGTGAAGATGAAGCCCGTTTTTTAGGCTTCTTTTTCTGACTCCGCATAACAATATTTGGAGTATAATACATGCGGCGATTATGATGCCTTGTCCTACTCTTGAGCCTATCACTTGTACGAACTGGCCTTGAATCAGGCCCATCCACCACAACTGATCCTTTTGAGAACATCGGAACGACTAGAGTCTTCCCATCTAAAAATAACACACCAGAAACACATAGTAAGTAACAAATGCATAGACAGTTTTAACTAAAACTAAATGAACagaaaaaaacacacacacacacaagctgGTGACAAACAGGTGTCAATGAACCAATAGCCAAACAGGATCTGCAATTTGGCCACATGAGCAGTGCTATCACCCCCAAGGACCAGCTTAGACATTCATTCAAGTTCACATAAATGCACAACCATCACGACATGCTCCAAAACTTAAGAGATGACATTTTTGAGATGATTAAATAGATTGCAATTACTGTCGACCAATAATAACTTAATTTGTAATTGATTTCATGTTTTTACATCACTGCTTGGGTTGGGGCGGGAGGCAACCTAGGGATTTACCCGTGCCAGAGTAATAATTTGTTCAAATTTGATACGGGGAAAAATCACAGGCAATACAGAAAGGTTATAACATCGTGCACACTCTATGAAGAAACCCACAGTTTAGAAAGCCCCTAAAAACAGCAACATTCTAGATTAGACTTCACTGCAAGATGCATAATCAACATTTTCTGGTACTAACCCAGTAAATTTTCAGATGTTTCTACTGATAAACATAGTGGAACAATGTCCAGCTTGGGTTTCAAATTCTGCCAGCGTACAAATAATGAATCATATAATACTACTACTACTGCTGCTAAATTGctaatacataaataaatagacGACttcttttttcataaaataacaACATTGTCCAGAAATCAGAACCATCTTGGCACTAAAGTAAAGATCAACATCATTTCCGCCTACCAATAGCTTTCAATTTCTCACTTACCAAAAAAACTAGTATTCAGCCCCAATCTTCCACCACACCAAGGGCTTCTCTCTCCTTAATCGACACGCACACAAGCATCCAGTCAAAAAAAATCCAGTCGCCCGATATCCTAAACTGAGGAAACAAAAGGAACAGAGCAGTTGAACTGTCAAGTTTAGAACCAACAATTACCAAAAATATTTACGagtaacaaaataaattaacaaaCAACAATACTGTTTAGAACAAGATGATAGCTCCAAATGCAATTGCATGCATTCCGTACGCCACGAAATTAGAGAAAATAACAGGCAGCAGCTGGAGAATCAGCAGATATATTTTACCAAAATTAGTGGAAAAAATTTCCCCAAGTGCTGGAGATAAACAGAGCTCAACAAAGCACAGAATCCAGCAATAGAGAAAAAATCAACAGGATTTCCGCAGCAATTGGAATTTTTACCTTCAGATGATATTCAACAAATACTAAGAACGGAAAAGTCAGGTGAAAAAAACTGCAGGGGTTGCTCGCGATACgcagagagagaggagagatttTTCGTTTCACATTGGCTTtttaattacaaatataatatactccctccgtccacgaaatgagtactcatatttcctttttcatccgtccacgaaatgagtacccatttccctttttggaaagtgtaccccacacatctctttaattaatacactcaaaaagtgggacccttaaactattcacactacactccacacatttcttaaaacccgtgccgtccacaaatgggtactcatttcgtggacggagggagtactagattTTGAGTTGGTCTTGGGTGAGGTCAACCTCATGGGGTgagacgggtcgggtcgggtcggggcgcgggtcgggtcgggtttgGACGCGGGTTTGGGATAAAGTACATAGtatcattaataaaagtaacaattattgtgaacaaatgtaataatttcaaaacattacatttctgcatatcaataattacttttcattataataacaattactttgaataacggagaaaataaatagaatatagaaaaaaaattaaataataattcaagtaattattgtctggaggaaaagtaactattgatatgatgaaataattcaaataataattcaaataatcattgtcttgaggaaaagtaactattgatatgatgaaatgtaatgtttctaaagtattacatttgttcacaataattgttacttttattaatgagaATGTGTACTTTATTTCTGGTATCCCAGACCCGCGCCCAAAACCCACCCGACCCGTCAAACCCGCGCTCTGACCCTACCCGACCCGTCTCATAGGGTGAGGTCAACCTCACCCAAGAATTTGCGCTAGATTTTTATTAAGCGGCCCAATTACTCTTATTAGCCCAATATCACATCTGAGCCCAAAAAAGTTTTATTAGGCCCAATGTTTATAAGCCGTGAAATTACAACCACGCTCCTCGAAGTTTgtattgtgtgcgtgtgttttttttttttttttatgttattagTTTAATAATTTCTACTAAGTAAATTCAAATACAGATTTTAATATTATGACATATGTAAGATATTTTTAATGTTTGTTAATGGTAACTCAATTAATATTTTGTGTATTTGATAAATTTGAGtcaaatacaaaatttaaaattctaacaattttcttattttttccgAACATTGAGTAATCTGTCAGGAATCATATTTACAAAATTTATATTcccaaaaattatattttcagaCAACAATATATCCTGCCAAACAAAAAGGCCTAAAGATAAAAAATGCTCcgaaataaaaactaaaataaaataagtatgAAACCCGAAATAACCAGACGTCGTCTACATAAAATTTTTCTGAGATTTGCATAAGAGGGAAAAACCACTTCAGAAAAACCTCAACTTCCATTGAGCAGCGAACTTCGACCACCATCAAAATTGAACGTCGCTTTGTAAACCCTATATGTGTAATTTCTGCTCTGCTGCTTAATACTGTATTTTCAGTGATAAATGGAGAAGCAAGGATCAGGCTCGCTGGAATTACAATGCGTCGGAAAACTGGAAATCGCGCGGCCGAAGCCTGTCGGTTTTCTCTGCGGCTCAATTCCCGTGACCACTGATGAGGCTTTTCACGATTTTAGCTCCGCCGCGCTAGTTCCGTCTCCGAATACGTATGTGAATCTTGTTGTTGAATAATGGTAGTATAACATCTGTTTTAGCTTTTCTTTTTGTTGGATTCATAATTGGAGGTGATAGGAGGTCGTTGCTTTGGATGATGAATTTCGGAGTCGAATTGTGGGAACAGTTTTTGGACTAGAAGATAGGGTGATCGTGTTTGTGTTGATGCGGTTTTTAGtatattttagtatgtttatgtTTGGGGTTCTGTTTGGCAGGGAATCCATGTGTATTTTGTAACTGTACAAGCATTGATTAGTTTAAATTGCGTTGTCTCTAAAGTGTATCTGCGTCTGAGTGTTACAAGCAGTGAAGCTTACTGAATACAGGGATGTGGTAGATGATAAATGTATTTTTGTTTAGGAAACATCAAACATTAGCATGGGTGGTGCAAGATAGTGTTTGTTTTCACTTAGGCTCTCCTTTTGTATCATTTAGAAATTAGTGTTTCTGTTAATTTAGAACTTCAATGATGCACGTGCTTgagtaatattatttaattgagttttgGGTAACATAGGGTAAGCGCTCCAAGGTATCGGATGATTCCAACAGAAACTGATCTGAATGCGCTCCCTTTACTATCAAGTATTCCTGAAAGAGTGCTACCAGTTGCAGCCACACAGGCAAGAACAAATGGAGGTAACGATTCTTACATTCTCTCGAAATATTTTTAATCATTTAGGGGCCAGCTCATACAGAAGACTAATGCAAAATACATAGACATGCACCAAAATACTACAAAATACAGGATAGAAGTGATAATTCCATAAACGTTGGTCCATGAAGCAAATACTGCATGTTCATAGCGGATGATATGTCATTTCTCGCGCATAACCTTTTATCTGATAAATGTTATGGAAATTCTTATCTTACTATGACCATCAGAAGGAGTATGGTATTTCCTTGATTTTTTTGACATTTTTCTGAGCTAGTGAGCTCTTGCCTGTGAGCTATAGCTATGTTATCATGTGGTTAAAATATGTTGATGCTGGCAGATTCATCCTGGCAAGGTGCGCCTATTACGTCTAGTCTTGCAAGGAAAGGGGAAGCACTTGCTGTAACTGGCTTAACAGAATATGGAGATGAGATAGATGTGATAGCCCCAGCTGATATTCTAAAACAACTTTTTAAGATACCATACTCCAAGGCTCGAGTCTCAATTGCAGTTCACCGTGTTGGACAGACACTCGTCCTGAATAGCGGGTAGGATTCTATTCATATTGCAGTTTTCTTTGTTCTGAATGCTTTAGTTCTCAAATGTTGTTTGACAGGCCTGATACTGAAGAGGGAGAAAAACTTATCCGAAGGCAAAACCATCAGCCAAAATGTGTAGATCAGTCCTTGTTTTTGAACTTTGCTATGCATTCAGTAAGAATGGAGGCTTGTGATTGCCCTCCGAGTCATAACACTTCAATGGATGAGCAGTTTAAATCATCTATTTACACTGATGAATGCATATCAAGTGAAGGGTCGCTTGGATCCTCAAACCATCCGACGCAAGGGCATGCTCCGGGTAGGCAGCGTGAAGGCATTGTTCAAGAAGACAAATATGCCCATCAAGAAGAGTTCCCCTCTGGTGGAAAGGAGGATGATGTTTTCTGGgggaagaaaaataataaaagacataAAGGTAGTGAAGCTTTAAAGAAGGTCTCAGAAGTCAAAGAAAAGCCAAGATGCCCAGTTCAAGAATCTGAAAAGTACAGAAAAGTTGGTGCAGATGATTTTCTAAGGATTCTATTCTGGCAGTTCCATAATTTTCGTATGCTTTTGGGTAGTGACTTGCTAATCTTTAGTAATGAAAAGTTCGCAGCCGTGAGTTTGCATTTGTGGGATGTTTCACGGAAGGTGGGTGTTAACATTAGAAAGATCATAATTATTTTCTCCACAAAATCTATGTTTTCCTCCCCCCATCcgttttccttcttttttctcACAAGGAATATTCATTTGCAGGTCACTCCATTGACCTGGCTTGAGGCATGGTTGGACAACTTTATGGCTAGTGTTCCTGAATTGGCCATCTGCTATCACGAGAATGGTGTCGTTCAGGGATACGAGCTTTTAAAAACTGATGATATTTTTCTACTGAAAGGTGTATCTGATGATGGAACTCCTGCTTTTCATCCTCATGTTGTCCAGCAAAATGGTCTTTCTGTTATGAGGTTCCTTGAGGAAAACTGCAAGCAAGACCCTGGGGCTTACTGGGTACTTATTTTCTGTTGATTGTTCGGTTTATATTTCTTGTCTCTGTTGTAAGATTTGTTTTATTTCCATCTGCAGCTATATAAAAGTGCTGGAGAAGATGTCATACAGCTGTTTGATCTTTCTGTCATTCCTAAAAACCATTCTGCTGATAATTGTCATGATGGTACTGGCTCTTTGCCATCTTTGATTTATGGAAGGAGAAGTGATTCTGTTCTCTCCCTGGGCACCCTACTTTACCGAATTGCACATAGACTATCACTCTCAATGGTATACTGCCAATCCTTGATGATCAGTTTTATGTTCTGCCTTCTACTGTTTGCTGATCATTCTTTATTTGCAGTCTTCTAATAACAGGGCAAGATGCGCAAGCTTTTTTCAAAAGTGTCTTAGTTTCTTGGACGAACCAGATCATCTAGTATGCTTCTTAAATTCAACTGagtgaaaatttatatatttgattattCACAAGATTCAGCGTGATATTAATTATGATTATATTTGACTAGGTGGTACGAGCACTTGCTCATGAACAATTTGCAAGGCTCCTCTTGACCTACAATGAAGAGTTTGAGTTAACATCTGCAGTGCCTCCGGTAAAGTCAGAAGTTATTATTTCTGATGCTGAAGAAGAGTCAGTGGAGTTTATAAGTGGCATTTCAACATCAAGTATTCAAGATATTGTCTATCCGCCTGTTAGTGCAGTCGAAAAGCTTGAAAATGCAGGATCTCTACAACATGTGGAACAAGAAAAGACTTCTCAGAAGTCATTTGGCCAAGAGATATCATCTGGAATGCCTGAAGTAGTAGATATGACAGCAGGAAGTAGGAATGCTTCAGATGTTGATAGCTATGATTTTGCTGCCTCTAATTTGCTGAAAAAAACCGAAGATCTTGTCCAGACTGTTTCTGATCCACTATCCTCTAAACTTGCCGCTATACATCATGTTTCTCAAGCCATCAAGTCACTCAGATGGACAAGGCAACTTCAGACTGCCAGGCAAGATCTGAACCTTGAAAATGAAGTTGAAGATGATCTGTCTTCGTCAATGGATTTCTCTGTCTGTGCTTGTGGAGACTCTGATTGTATTGAAGTTTGTGATATTAGGGAGTGGCTCCCCACATCAAAAATAGATGATAAATTGTGGAAACTTGTTCTATTGTTGGGGGAATCTTATTTGGCACTTGGTCAAGTTTATAAAGATGATGGCCAACTGTATCAGGCTTTGAAGGTTGTAGAGTTGGCTTGTTTGGTCTATGGATCAATGCCTCAAGACACAGGATTCATTTCTTCCATGGTTTGTAGTTCATTCACCCAGAATGATGGCAAAAGTGAAAATGTAAAGTCTGGTATGAATAGTGATGTTCTTTTGTCTTCTAATTACCTCTTCTGGTCTAAAGCTTGGACTCTGGTGGGGGACGTACACGTTGACTTTTATTTGAAGAAAGGTCAAGATGTCTCAAGCCAAAGAGAAGTGAAAGAATGCACGACGAGCTTGAAAATATCATCTGAAGTATTGAAGGAGGTTGTAAGACTGAAGAAGAAGATTGGGCAATTTACCGAAAACTGCCGTTCTTGTTCTTTGGTGAACTGCAGCTGCCAGAGTGACAGGGCCAGTAGCGGCAGCAGCGCCAGCAGCAGTGCTCGGGATGCATACCCATCTGCTTATGGTAGAAAGCAGAGCAAGAAACCGTATGGCAGAAACAGCCTCTATACACATACTGGGGACAGCAATAATCATGTTTCTCAGAAAATGGGCCTGAAAAAAACTTATGGAGCCGAACATATAAAGCATCAGAACAGTGGTACCTGTGAAGATAGCAGGAATGAAAATTTTAGGATTTCAGATGCAATGGAGGAGATGAATTTGAAAactgccagctctgaaacagaTGATGTTTCTAAAGAAAAAGATAATGCAAGGTGTGTAGAAGAAACTCATCCAGAAGCTATTTCCAAAGGAAAGTCTGCAGCTAAACGTGGTGGTATATTTAAATTCTTGCGAGGTTCTGTGAGTGGAGATGCAGACTATAATCTGTCTGGTGCACTAAGCTGTTATGAAGAGGCTCTCAAAGCTATGGGTAGGCTTCCTCCTAGTTCAACCGAATTACAATCAGTACTTAAAAAGAAAGGATGGGTGTGCAATGAATTAGGGAGAAACAGGCTCGAAAGGAAGGATTTGAGCAAAGCTGAAACTGCTTTTGCCAAGGCAATAGATGCATTTAGAGAAGTAGAGGATCACACCAATGTCATCCTGATCAACTGTAACTTGGGCCACGGACGACGCGCATTAGCAGAAGATATGGTATCAAAAGTTGAAAGTCTCAAGAAACATGCCATGTTCCAAAATGCATATTTGCAGGCACTCGAGACTGCCAAATTACAGTACAGGGAAGCACTCAGGTACTACGGAGCTGCCAAAACAGAGCTAAATGCTTTTGTTGAAAAAGTGGGTCCTCTATCCAGCAGTGTGAAAAATGAAGTGAACACACAGTTTGCACATACGTATCTGAAACTTGGTATGCTACTAGCAAGGGAAAATACTGTCGCCGAGGTTTATGAAAATGGTGTTCTGGAAGATTGCTCTAGTTCTTCAACCAGTCAATCTCAAATTGAACACAGGAAGCATGAAATATCAGCAAATGATGCAATCCGGGAGGCCTTGGCTGTCTATGAGTCACTCGGTGAGGTGAGGTGGCAAGAGGCTGCATATGCTCATTTTCAACTTGCTTCTTATCAAAGGGATTGCATTTTGAGGTTTATGGAGTCTGATCAAAAGAAAAACACTTTAAATAAAGTTGAAAGCAGTGTTGTTCAAAAGGTAAAGCAGTATGCTGCCCTGGCAGAAAGGAATTGGCAAAAATCCATTGATTTCTATGGGCCAAAAACACACGCCACTATGTTCTTGACTATCCTTATTGATAGATCAGCTTTGTCGTTTAGCCTTTCAAGTTACCTTCACTCAAGCACGGTATGTCTTCAGCTTGTCTCCGTGTACATGATTCTCcactattttatttatgaaatgaTAATGCATATCTTTCTTGACCAGACACTATCCTCACAGAAGATCACTACATACAAGCTATCATGTTGAATGTGTTGCTTTCTTACGTCATCTGTTCTTCTTGTTGCATTATTAGGCAAAAATAACGTGTTACCTATGTGCTCTttcttataaatttttatacTGTGGGGTGTAAGAAGACAGGAACGTTATGTCACTGCTACTGTTAGTGTTG harbors:
- the LOC131010041 gene encoding uncharacterized protein LOC131010041 yields the protein MEKQGSGSLELQCVGKLEIARPKPVGFLCGSIPVTTDEAFHDFSSAALVPSPNTVSAPRYRMIPTETDLNALPLLSSIPERVLPVAATQARTNGDSSWQGAPITSSLARKGEALAVTGLTEYGDEIDVIAPADILKQLFKIPYSKARVSIAVHRVGQTLVLNSGPDTEEGEKLIRRQNHQPKCVDQSLFLNFAMHSVRMEACDCPPSHNTSMDEQFKSSIYTDECISSEGSLGSSNHPTQGHAPGRQREGIVQEDKYAHQEEFPSGGKEDDVFWGKKNNKRHKGSEALKKVSEVKEKPRCPVQESEKYRKVGADDFLRILFWQFHNFRMLLGSDLLIFSNEKFAAVSLHLWDVSRKVTPLTWLEAWLDNFMASVPELAICYHENGVVQGYELLKTDDIFLLKGVSDDGTPAFHPHVVQQNGLSVMRFLEENCKQDPGAYWLYKSAGEDVIQLFDLSVIPKNHSADNCHDGTGSLPSLIYGRRSDSVLSLGTLLYRIAHRLSLSMSSNNRARCASFFQKCLSFLDEPDHLVVRALAHEQFARLLLTYNEEFELTSAVPPVKSEVIISDAEEESVEFISGISTSSIQDIVYPPVSAVEKLENAGSLQHVEQEKTSQKSFGQEISSGMPEVVDMTAGSRNASDVDSYDFAASNLLKKTEDLVQTVSDPLSSKLAAIHHVSQAIKSLRWTRQLQTARQDLNLENEVEDDLSSSMDFSVCACGDSDCIEVCDIREWLPTSKIDDKLWKLVLLLGESYLALGQVYKDDGQLYQALKVVELACLVYGSMPQDTGFISSMVCSSFTQNDGKSENVKSGMNSDVLLSSNYLFWSKAWTLVGDVHVDFYLKKGQDVSSQREVKECTTSLKISSEVLKEVVRLKKKIGQFTENCRSCSLVNCSCQSDRASSGSSASSSARDAYPSAYGRKQSKKPYGRNSLYTHTGDSNNHVSQKMGLKKTYGAEHIKHQNSGTCEDSRNENFRISDAMEEMNLKTASSETDDVSKEKDNARCVEETHPEAISKGKSAAKRGGIFKFLRGSVSGDADYNLSGALSCYEEALKAMGRLPPSSTELQSVLKKKGWVCNELGRNRLERKDLSKAETAFAKAIDAFREVEDHTNVILINCNLGHGRRALAEDMVSKVESLKKHAMFQNAYLQALETAKLQYREALRYYGAAKTELNAFVEKVGPLSSSVKNEVNTQFAHTYLKLGMLLARENTVAEVYENGVLEDCSSSSTSQSQIEHRKHEISANDAIREALAVYESLGEVRWQEAAYAHFQLASYQRDCILRFMESDQKKNTLNKVESSVVQKVKQYAALAERNWQKSIDFYGPKTHATMFLTILIDRSALSFSLSSYLHSSTMLESALTRLLEGRHASESTSLRDQTPELCVKFWSQLQTVLKSMLATARSARANKNSVNTQQTPSKSSDVKKLSELYKISLKSPDFGQLNKMHSLWTA